Proteins encoded together in one Amblyraja radiata isolate CabotCenter1 chromosome 11, sAmbRad1.1.pri, whole genome shotgun sequence window:
- the LOC116978716 gene encoding tubulin alpha chain-like has protein sequence MARQNRMRECISIHIGQAGVQVGNACWELYCLEHGIQPDGQMPSDKTIGGGDDSFNTFFSETGAGKHVPRAVFLDLEPTVIDEVRTGTYRQLFHPEQLITGKEDAANNYARGHCSIGKEIVDLVLDRIRKLADQCTGLQGFLIFHSFGGGTGSGFTSLLMERLSVDYGKKSKLEFSVYPAPQISTAVVEPYNAVLVTHCTLEHSDCCFMLDNEAIYDICRRNLDIERPTYTNLNRLLGQVVSSITASLRFDGALNVDLLELQTNLVPYPRIHFPLVTYAPLISAEKAYHEQLSVSEITNACFEPANQMLKCDPRQGKYMACCMMYRGDVVPKDVNASIATIKTKRSIQFVDWCPTGFKVGINYQPPTVVPGGDLAKVQRAVCMLSNTTAVSMAWTRMNLKFDKMYAKRAFVHWYVGEGLEEGEFQDAREDMASLEKDYEEVGIDSADLDRKAEEEE, from the exons ATGGCcaggcaaaatcgcatg cgtgAGTGTATCTCCATCCACATCGGGCAGGCTGGAGTTCAGGTCGGCAACGCTTGCTGGGAGCTCTATTGCCTGGAGCACGGGATCCAGCCGGATGGACAGATGCCGAGCGACAAGACCATCGGGGGCGGCGACGACTCCTTCAACACCTTCTTCAGCGAGACGGGGGCGGGCAAGCACGTCCCTCGGGCCGTGTTCCTTGATCTGGAGCCCACGGTGATCG ATGAAGTGCGGACCGGCACATACCGGCAGCTCTTCCACCCCGAGCAGCTCATCACCGGCAAGGAGGACGCGGCCAACAACTACGCCCGGGGCCACTGCTCCATCGGCAAGGAGATCGTGGACCTGGTCCTGGATCGCATCCGGAAGCTG GCCGACCAGTGCACCGGACTGCAGGGGTTCCTCATCTTCCACAGTtttggcggcggcaccggctcgggcttcacctccctcctcatggAGAGACTGTCCGTCGACTACGGCAAGAAATCCAAGCTGGAGTTTTCCGTCTACCCGGCGCCGCAGATCTCCACGGCTGTGGTCGAGCCCTACAACGCGGTGCTCGTCACCCACTGCACCCTGGAGCACTCCGACTGCTGCTTCATGCTGGACAACGAGGCTATTTACGACATCTGCCGGCGGAACCTGGACATCGAGCGCCCTACCTACACCAACCTCAACCGCCTGCTGGGGCAGGTAGTGTCGTCCATCACAGCCTCGCTGCGCTTCGACGGCGCCCTCAACGTGGACCTGCTCGAACTCCAGACCAACCTGGTCCCCTACCCGCGCATTCACTTCCCGCTGGTGACCTACGCGCCCCTGATCTCGGCCGAGAAGGCTTACCACGAGCAACTGTCCGTGTCGGAGATCACAAACGCCTGCTTCGAGCCGGCCAACCAGATGCTCAAGTGCGACCCCCGCCAGGGCAAATACATGGCGTGCTGCATGAtgtaccgcggggacgtggtgccCAAGGACGTCAACGCCTCAATCGCCACCATCAAGACCAAGCGATCCATCCAGTTCGTGGACTGGTGCCCGACCGGGTTCAAG GTGGGCATCAACTACCAGCCCCCGACGGTGGTGCCTGGGGGCGACTTGGCCAAGGTGCAACGAGCCGTCTGCATGCTGAGCAACACCACCGCCGTCTCCATGGCCTGGACCCGCATGAACCTCAAGTTCGACAAGATGTACGCCAAGCGGGCCTTTGTCCACTGGTATGTGGGAGAGGGTCTGGAGGAAGGAGAGTTCCAGGACGCGCGGGAAGACATGGCGTCGCTGGAGAAGGACTACGAGGAAGTGGGCATCGATTCGGCGGATCTGGACAGGAAGGCGGAAGAGGAAGAGTGA